In candidate division KSB1 bacterium, the sequence GCCCATTTCCCTTCTCCTTCCCAAACTCGAATCGTAAATGGAAAATCCCATTTCTCGCGAAAGCGCTTTTGCAACATCTCGCAGATGTTTTCCACCGAGGGGTATTCGAGAAAATCATTCAGCGAGCGATGATCGTAGTCCGCCAGCACGGTGCGAATGGTGCTCTTCATGTCGGCAAAATCCATGATCA encodes:
- a CDS encoding 6-carboxytetrahydropterin synthase → MKLGYIEYMDCAHFLPGHAKCGALHGHTYKVEVIIEGVNKTGMIMDFADMKSTIRTVLADYDHRSLNDFLEYPSVENICEMLQKRFREKWDFPFTIRVWEGEGKWAEL